The genomic stretch CAAGTCTTGGCACCGAAGAGATAGCCGAATTACGTTGGGTAGAAACAAAAGAAGCGAAACTTAAATTCGCAGTTGAACGGTCAAAACTAGATATTCAAGCTGCACTTATGGATGGCAAGTTAGTATTTACTGGGGTCTGCGTTGATCGGGAATTTGATCTAGAAAGTACTGATTATACAGACATGCCAGAGCCGCAGGAATTTCAGCCAAATTTGGTCGGCTTCGCGGGGATTGACTGGAAAAATCATGTCGTTTTGGGAGACAGCTGCAAGTACTTGCTAGCAACCATACCCACCCAACAACTGTTCGAACTCTTCCCACTCCCGGTAAGTGCTGGCCCCTTAGCTAATGCAATCGTCAGTGGCGGCACAATTATCGTAGAGAGCGATGCAGAAAGGCGCGAGCCCATTAATAGCCTCAGAAATAGACCAACAAATCCTAGAAAGGACATCTCAAAAGCTGTATTCAATGAGTTCAAACGCAGGAAGCGCAAAGGACACTTGGCCGAAAAGCGAGAGTCCGTCTATGCAGAAGCTATCGAATGGTGCAGTGAAGTTTTGGGGGAGAACATTCCGCGCAGCACAATGCAAAGATACTTATCGAAACTATTTGAACCGTAGGGTTCCCAGACCGCAACAACTAACCCTGCTCATTTTTCTGCCCAGAAACCGCCCAGATTTACAAAGTTGGGCATCTACCTATTGGGCAAGAAATCTAAGAATTGGGCACGCATCTATTAGAACCTTCCAAGAAAGTCGGACAAGATAGCTTTGCAACCGAAAGCTACTTGAAAGGTCGAAAATTGGCAGAAACACACCTCAGACGCCCCGCCGTTGAAGCCGCTACTGGCCTCAGCCGATCCAGCCTTTACGCTATGATGGATGCTGGCGACTTCCCCCGCCCTGTGCGCATTGGCAAGCGTGCCGTTGCATGGCCCGAAAGCGCCGTGACCGCTTGGCTGGCATCCCGTCCCACCGCAGACCGCGATGGATAGAACAACGCCCACGCAGTAACAAAACTGGCGCGGGCGCTGGGTAGTCTACACACCTTCCAGATACCGCGCTGCAACCCACAAAACAAGGATGCAGTGAAATGCAGATCCAAGTAACGCTCGCTCTGAGCGAACAATCCCGCACGTTTGAACTCAAAGGCCGACTTGGCTGGGCAATGGTGCAACTCGCTAACGCTGGAGCAAAAGGCGTCACCCCTATTGAACGCCCAGCGCCACGTTGGTCTGGCTATGTGTTCGATCTGCGTGAAATGGGCATTCCCATTGCCACGCACCTGGAGCCACACGAAGGCAGTTATCCCGGTACACACGCTCGCTATGTGCTGTCCTGTGATGCCAAAGTTGACCTTTTAGGACAGGAGGCCAGCGCATGAGGGCCACAAGCACCGCAGCGCCGCTATATTTCCTCTCTGCGTTTGAAAGGCATTTGGTGAAGCGGCACAACCTGCCCAACCACATGGCCCGAACGCTGCAAGACATTCGCGGGGGCCATCGCTGATGGCGGGCAAACCCTACAAGCACAAGAAAAGGGGGGCTGGGCGTTTCGTCCAGCTTCCCGAATGGGTGCTAGCAACGCAGGCATGGGCCACCCTGCCCCCCGGCCCGCGCGCGCTCTATATCGAACTCAAGCGGCGCTACAACGGCTTGAACAATGGCGAGATATTTCTAAGCCACCGTGAGGCGGCGATTGCCTTGCACGTTCACCGCAACACCGTTGGCCCGTGGTTCAAGATGTTAGAGGAACGCGGCTTCATCCACATGACACGCGCACCTCATCTTGGCCCCGCTGGCGTCGGTCGCGCATCGACCTGGGCATTGGCGGAGGCGTCTACAATAGAGGGAAATAGAGCATCCTTGGCGTTCAAGAAATGGAAAACCCCCGCATGAATACCGTGCATACCTTGTCACAAATACTGTGCATGGTTTTGCGCTGGGCAAGGTCATGCATTGAATATGTGACGCATACTAGCAGATCGACACCCAAGAGCGTCACAGCAAAGGTGACATGTATACATTTAGCCATAGGCAGGGATGAAAGGCGGGGGGCGGTCAAAGGTCTGAACCGCGTGGTTTCGGGACCGGGGTAAGCTGCACAAAACCCGCGTCCACAAATTGGGGATTGGGTTTCAGCGAACCGATAGAACGCAAACTTGGTTAATGATTTCGGAAAATATCAGAAGGCACCCCATGGGCGGCTATGGATCTGGACGCAGAGGCTACAAACAAAAAGCAGAGCATAGACCAAAGGCGAACGGCGCACTAACGTTCAAACTGGACCATCCGATGGGAGAACTCTCTCTGAGATGAGCAGCCTCTACTACCAAAATAACTTGGAAATATTTCATGGGTTTAAACAGCCGACTTTCCTTCTCAGATCTTGAGGCCATTATTTTTCCATCACCACTCAAGGATGGGGGGTGCGGTCTGACCATTGGGAGAGGACTTCCATCAGGAACCTATTCTGGCGAATGGATGGTCTATTCACATCCTCTGCTTACTGTTTGGACAGCCAGTCAATCCGAAGCGCGAGCGTTCTCGCCATCAATCAGAGACGTTTGGGAAATTTCTGAGACCGATATAGAGAGTGTTGTTGTTTGGCCCTCTCCAAAATGGACCTTCGACCGTGGGATGTTCACCAAAGTCTGGAACCCCCACATTAACCTTCATACGAAGGAGGTATTTTCTTCAAAATGGGAGAAGGGCCGTACGTATTTTACCGTTCTGAGCGTAAGGCAATGGGGCAAGACGGAGATGAAAAACCTCTGCGATGAGGTTAGTGTTGGTCCTTTGGGACACTTGGTTTCGATCAAGAGTTAGCCCCTGCAAAAAGCTGAGAGCGAACACCCTCAACTTACCTAATGCTTTTGTAAAATTATTGGAGGCACCGCATGGGCGGTTATGGATCTGGACGCAGAGGCTACAAACAGAAGGCAGAGCACACGAAGTCGTTGGATGTGAACCGATTGCACCGTGAAGGCTGCCTAAGGCCCGGCAGGCGTGGGCATTGGGTTTGGTCAAGGGATGGCACGGAAACCGGACGCGTTGGCTATCACGCGACCGAACGTCATTTGGTGCTGGACTACAAGGTGCGCGTCTATGGCGGCGATTGGGAAACCATCACGCAATCAATCCCCCTGACCTATGCAGAGTGCAACTACGGCGGCGCACGCCCCTATTTCAGATGCAACGGCATCGTGAACGGTCGGCATTGCACACGCCGCGTCTGCAAGGTCTTTGCTGGTGGTAGATATTTCCTCTGCCGTCATTGCTACAACGTCGGATATGCCAGCCAGTCAGAGCCGCGCTATGACCGCATGTTAAGGCGCGCGAACAAACTGCGCACGGCGCTGGGCGGCGAAGCTGGCACCGCCAACTGGATAGCGCCAAAGCCAAAGGGCATGTGGCAGCGGACGTACCAAAGAAAGCGGTTTGAGATTGAGTGGTGCGAGAACCAAGCAGACCGTCTTTTTCTCAGCAAATTTGCGCACCTTCTCAGCGCAGAGGAACGCGAGATGCTTTTCTGACGCAATTAACTATTCTGCACTCTCTAGCCTGACAATGTGTTCACCGATTTCACGTGGGCCTGTAAGAGTACGAAGACGAATTTCTTCGCGGTCAGCCTGTGCCGTCAGTTCCCTCAAGTGTTCTTGGATGCGCTCAACGGACTTGGGCTTTTTTTCAAACACTCTGTGTTTCGGAAAACCAACAAGCATTTCAAAACGCCTAGACTTCAAAGCTTCCGCTGGGGTTTTATCACGCTGCACTGCCAAATCCCACATGCGCTGCTTCATTATCCCAACACTCGGTGAAGGGGCATCAATGTTGAAATCGTCTATGTTCGCGGAAAGAATCTTGCCATCATAGTCAATCTTAATCCGAGCGTTTGCACGACGACGACGCGTCCTCCGATTTCTTACATCCTCGTGGAAAAATCGTAGCAAGGATGAATTTTCTCTTTCAACAATCCCCAGCACCTGAACGGGTAATCTAAGTTTAAGCTCATCAACTTCTCTGAGAGCATATTCCACCACTGAAACTGCTGTATCTACTGCCTGAGATTTGGGAACTTCATAGAAAGAAGACAGTGTTTCCATCCATAGCTGCGAAACCTCTTTACAGGATATGCCCGTTACACTGTGAGTTTCGCCAATGGAAATATTTCCAACCGGGAAATCTAGCTGTTCCAAACTGGCCGTACCAGATGCTAAAAATTCGGTTAACCAGCTAATCGCAATTTCGACCGACAGCACCACGGACCTTGCCCGGCCTTCATACAAGCAAGCTAAGCGGGACAGTCTGTTAGCCGCTTCGATGTGAAATCCATCATCACTAATCGCAACAACTCCGACTACAAACCTTTCCCAAGAAGCATCTTTAGGATTGCAGATAATGGGTGCCCAAGTGACTGACCTTGAGGCATCAACAGTCGGGAAATCCTCGAATTTCACTCCAAAATTCGTCATATCATTGTTTCCACCATTAACGCCGTTCTACACTGGCCTGATACTTCAGCCAATCGGAGTTCAAGAAAATTTGTGACGGCGTTCTTGCTGGCATCATCCAGCCCGAACATCTTGGAAAGGTATTCGACTTTTGAACGTTTGTCTAAGGCATGAGCTTTAATTTCAAACAATTGAAGTGAGCCTAAGCACGTGCTTTTGTTATCGTCTGTTAGAAAGGGAACCGCCCAAATTTGCAGTTTATTCATGTAACTGCCTTCGGGAATCAAATCGTTAGGTTGCCACATCTCAGACGTAAGAGCCTGTCCGTGGTCAATCACCCAAACATCTACGCTTCCATCTGGCTTCGTTCCACCAAACAAAACATTTCCGAGATTTCGGTCAACATTGGCTACCCAAGTGTCGAAGGCATACATCTCTCCAAATTTCCCCCATTTTGCCAATTCAGGAACGAAACGGGAGAGACAAGCTTTAGCTTCAGCTTCGGATGATAAGTCGGACAAATTTGTAACAAACTTTAAGTTTGGCGACCCCACATCCTTTGACGCCAGCACCAACCGGGCTCCGTCTGGTAGCAGTGGACCTTTTGAAATTTGTCGATTTCCCGCAGGAACAAGGCCCAGGTAAGTGTCAGGAACTGGCAGCCCTAAGTCCTTAAGTATAAGAAAAGAAATTAACTCATTGAATAGCTCTTTTACTGGCAAATCCTTAATTATTGCAGCAACTGGCACACGACCGTCTGAAGTGGCGACCAGCGCCTTGAAGGTCTGATTTACGTTGCCATGCCTGAAAGGCAGCAACTCGCCAGCAATCGTTGCAAAATTTATCATCAATGCTCGCTCAACGTGAAAATGGAATACCTTGGAACACTAGTTGCAGTAAAACCGGCAGTCCATTCAAAACTCAATTGGCGGCCTAATTGGGGGGCGAGCTCAGCAGAAAAACAGCTAAACCGCTGATAAATAACATTAAATAAAACTATTTTGGCGGAGGAGGTGGGATTCGAACCCACGGAGGACTTTCACCCTCGTCGGTGTAGGGTAGACAGCCGGGTCCCGAAGGATAACCAACTGTCCCCCTCCGAACCGTGCTTGCTACTTTCATAGCACACGGCTCTCCAGTTCTCATCACACAGGGAAATCTTGGAGGAGCGGGTGGGATTCGAACCCACGGGACCCGCGAAGGCCCGGTCGCTTTCAAGGCGACAGCAATCGACCACTCTGCCACCGCTCCTCTGCTTCCTGCTACCTAGTCGCAACATCGGCGTTTGCCAAGTCTTTGATGGAAATTCCATCGTAGCGTCCCTGATGAATGCCTAAATGGCATTCATGACATACTGGGACTTGCTTTCGGTTTATGGCTTGCAGGACCTGTGTAAAACCTTTCGCCTTGCCTCTTCTGATGTGCTTCACGTGGTGCATTTGCACCCTATCGTCGCCATCACAGATTACGCACATTTCTTCCAGCTTTGTTCGCGTTCTGAGGTTGATCCCAAGGGTAATTAGGTCCGCAGGACCCTTACCCCCCTTGAAGTTCATGCGATCTTTCTTCCAACTGGTATTTAGGGCCAGTTCAGAGTATTTGATCACCTTCCCAGCATTGTCCTTTTTCTTCGGGACTTTGCAGCGAAGACCGATTCTTGCGAATAGTCGTTTTAACGAACACTGTCTTTTACGACAGAGTGTCTTCGCGCACGAGAACTGCAAAAGGTATTGCAGGTAAGCTAAGCGTCTCGGATTATCCACGAATGAATAATAGTTCCGATAGCCACGCATGATCGCTGAATAGGCTTCTACGATCTCCCACTCTTCCTTATGTATCCAAGCCAACTTGGCTTGAGGCTGGTTATCGCTGTCGAGGAATCCCTTCTCCTTTAACCTTTTCAGAATGTTCTGAATAGGAACACGCATCATTGTATTATGCGTTGTAGGGAGTCTTCTCTTGATTAGGGTGTTGCCCCTTGGGGGTTTCATCCTTCTCATGATGTCTTCTCCGGAGCCAATAGTGATATTGGTTCCGAGGAAGAGGGCTTCTTCTTTCCTTGCGTTCCTTATGGCTGTCTTTTCTTCACTGAGTTCCAGTTTGAGGTTCTTCTGAAAGAACTCCGTGGCTTCTTCTTTGAACTTTTCCGCCAGAGAGCGGGGTCCGTCGATAGCAACCAACCAGTCGTCAGCGTATCGCACATATTTTACCTTGATGATATCAGGGTCGTTATGAACGATAGATGATGTAGAGAGTTTCCCCTTCATCAGCTCGGCGAATCTCTCGGGAGAAACTCGCTTTTTGCCAGCCTTGATCCTTTTTAACTCCTTGTCGAAGAAGGTATATTCTGGGTTGACCTTTTTACGGGTCGTTCCGTCCTCACGCAACTTCTGGTTCTTCGCGATGAACTCGTCCACCCACATATCGAATTCGTGTAGGTAGATGTTCGCTAAGATAGGGCTGATGATACTCCCTTGGGGAGTGCCAAGAATCGAGTTATGGGAGACTTTGCCTTCCATATACCCGGCCCTGAGAGCTTTCCAAATCAGGTCCAAGAACTTTTGGTCCTTGATCCGTTTGGATAGGATGTGGATTAGAGTTTGATGATCAATGTTGTCGAAACATCCTTTGATGTCTCCCTCCACGAACCAACTGACTCCGTGCCATCCACGAACTTGTTGCAAGCAGCTGTGCGTTCCCCTTCCATTTCTGAAACCATGAGAGGTGTCCAAGAAAGTAGGATTATCCCCATCATAGATACATTCAAGTATCATGCGAACAACCTCTTGAACCACTTTGTCCTTAGGCGATGGGATCCCAAGCGGTCTCTCTTTCCCGTTGGCCTTTGGGATTTTAATCCTCTTGGACCGAGTGAAATCGAAACTTTGATCTCTCATCTTCCGGATGATGTTCTTAATGGTTGTCATAGAGAAACCATCAAGGGTTGTTTCATCCGTCCCTTGGGTCATGTTCCCAGGGGCGCTCTTAATCCTCTCGTAAGCCGTGATATAGAGATCTTCCATATACAGCATCCGATATAGATCTTGATTGACCCAGTTGGGGTTAGCGTTCAGTTCCTTGACTTTCTGCAGTCTATTCAGGCCTTTAAAATCCATCCGGATTAACCTTCCTTTCTTACAGATGAGAACCTGTCGTCCTTCACCTTCTCCCCGCATTACCGGGACATTATGCCGTTTGGCGCGGCTATTACGACGACTCCGAGACCGTAGGAATTACTCCCCTTAGGCCTTCCCGAATTCGACACGACATCGGTTATTGACCGCACTTAGATTCCCATTTCGTCTTTCAACCACTTCTCGTGGCATCCCTCTCCCAGTGCGTCCTCCTCGACTTGAAAACCTTCGTGGAGGTGGGAGATAATCGGCAACGCGAGATTTTCCGAGTAGGGTCGCGGTATTCCCGGGCAGACTTGGGTTCAGCCAGTTTAGGCTTAATCATATGCGATTTAGCTGCAATGCTCTCTTGGCTACATCTCGTTCGCCTCATCATCGCTTTTCCAAGGATGCTATGTTCAGCCGGCACTTTCGCTTCGACCTAACCTTGGTGCTTTACACACTAACACACAGTGTGATGTAGACCTCC from Pseudosulfitobacter sp. DSM 107133 encodes the following:
- a CDS encoding AlpA family transcriptional regulator, coding for MAETHLRRPAVEAATGLSRSSLYAMMDAGDFPRPVRIGKRAVAWPESAVTAWLASRPTADRDG
- a CDS encoding reverse transcriptase/maturase family protein produces the protein MDFKGLNRLQKVKELNANPNWVNQDLYRMLYMEDLYITAYERIKSAPGNMTQGTDETTLDGFSMTTIKNIIRKMRDQSFDFTRSKRIKIPKANGKERPLGIPSPKDKVVQEVVRMILECIYDGDNPTFLDTSHGFRNGRGTHSCLQQVRGWHGVSWFVEGDIKGCFDNIDHQTLIHILSKRIKDQKFLDLIWKALRAGYMEGKVSHNSILGTPQGSIISPILANIYLHEFDMWVDEFIAKNQKLREDGTTRKKVNPEYTFFDKELKRIKAGKKRVSPERFAELMKGKLSTSSIVHNDPDIIKVKYVRYADDWLVAIDGPRSLAEKFKEEATEFFQKNLKLELSEEKTAIRNARKEEALFLGTNITIGSGEDIMRRMKPPRGNTLIKRRLPTTHNTMMRVPIQNILKRLKEKGFLDSDNQPQAKLAWIHKEEWEIVEAYSAIMRGYRNYYSFVDNPRRLAYLQYLLQFSCAKTLCRKRQCSLKRLFARIGLRCKVPKKKDNAGKVIKYSELALNTSWKKDRMNFKGGKGPADLITLGINLRTRTKLEEMCVICDGDDRVQMHHVKHIRRGKAKGFTQVLQAINRKQVPVCHECHLGIHQGRYDGISIKDLANADVATR